A single Camelus ferus isolate YT-003-E chromosome 3, BCGSAC_Cfer_1.0, whole genome shotgun sequence DNA region contains:
- the IL5 gene encoding interleukin-5 isoform X2, with the protein MRLLLYLSLLGLGAAYVCVIAVESPMNRLVAETLTLLSTHRTLLIGDGNLMIPTPEHTNHQLCIEEVFQGIDTLKNQTEQGDAVEKLFQNLSLIKEYIDLQKKKCGGERWQVKQFLDYLQVFLGVINTEWTTES; encoded by the exons ATGAGATTGCTTCTGTATTTGAGTTTGCTAGGTCTTGGAGCTGCCTACGTTTGTGTCATTGCTGTAGAAAGTCCGATGAATAGACTGGTGGCAGAGACCTTGACACTGCTCTCCACTCATCGAACTCTGCTGATAGGCGATggg aACTTGATGATTCCTACTCCTGAACATACAAAT CACCAACTATGTATTGAAGAAGTCTTTCAGGGAATAGACACATTGAAGAATCAAACTGAACAAGGGGATGCCGTGGAAAAGCTATTCCAAAACTTGTCTTTAATTAAAGAATATATAGACCTccaaaaa aaaaagtgTGGAGGAGAAAGATGGCAAGTAAAACAGTTCCTAGACTACCTGCAAGTTTTCCTTGGCGTAATAAACACTGAGTGGACAACAGAAAGCTGA
- the IL5 gene encoding interleukin-5 isoform X1, translating into MGPQWESCLRMATEVTEASLGAAYVCVIAVESPMNRLVAETLTLLSTHRTLLIGDGNLMIPTPEHTNHQLCIEEVFQGIDTLKNQTEQGDAVEKLFQNLSLIKEYIDLQKKKCGGERWQVKQFLDYLQVFLGVINTEWTTES; encoded by the exons ATGGGTCCACAGTGGGAGAGCTGCCTGAGAATGGCGACAGAGGTCACTGAGGCAA GTCTTGGAGCTGCCTACGTTTGTGTCATTGCTGTAGAAAGTCCGATGAATAGACTGGTGGCAGAGACCTTGACACTGCTCTCCACTCATCGAACTCTGCTGATAGGCGATggg aACTTGATGATTCCTACTCCTGAACATACAAAT CACCAACTATGTATTGAAGAAGTCTTTCAGGGAATAGACACATTGAAGAATCAAACTGAACAAGGGGATGCCGTGGAAAAGCTATTCCAAAACTTGTCTTTAATTAAAGAATATATAGACCTccaaaaa aaaaagtgTGGAGGAGAAAGATGGCAAGTAAAACAGTTCCTAGACTACCTGCAAGTTTTCCTTGGCGTAATAAACACTGAGTGGACAACAGAAAGCTGA